CATCCTGAACATCCCGAATGATCCCTCCTGACCTCCACCAAATTTTAGTGTACTCCGCATTTTCGGTATTTATGTCTGTCCAGCCTAGGATTCGGAGTCATAGGCAGATGAGACAGTTCAAGAGGAGTCGTGCGAGACATTTAGCTTTTATGAGCTAGATAGGTTTACGGGATCCTGCCCACTGGGACGCTGGTAGGTGGTTGACAGAGATACAACGAAAAGGAGGAAAGTCTCAAAAACGGGCAAAACAGAAAAcctgaaaaaaaaagaaaaaaaaaaagtcaacCACCACTAAAAAACAACAGGCAACAGATTATCATCAGTCAGTCAGTTCATCATCGTCAGTCATCGTCAAAAACAGGTCCACATGGTCAGGTGGTTGGGTTGGGCCCGGGTCCTCTCCTTCAAGCAGTTGGGGACATCATTCTACTTTAATGTAAGTCACATTGATCCCTTTATTTTTTGTTAGCATAGTATAAGACTTGATAATGATATTTAACAAACCACATCCATATTCAACTCCATATCGTTTATAagcatctgcatctgcaaaTACTCTGAAATAAAACCCAAGAGATGCAATGATCCAAAAAGAATAGACAGTTCGGAAATATCAGTTTCAAGTAGTTTGAGTGTGTCTCAAATGGCAATGGTGAAATCAAAATGAAGGAACGCTACATAAGTAAAGACCTTGGAACGCCTTATTGATTTCAAAGCCATGCAATATTAATACACTTGGATAATATCCACATGGAATCGCTTCGTAGCAAATTGGGGGATTGAAAGGGAGGTCAACAAATGTTGTCCATGAATTGTCCAACATGACCAAAAGTAGTAAAATGACTCAAAACAGCATCTTATGTTAAGATCCAAGACGACATCCATTTCACAAATGCTCACTgtcccaaaaaaaaaaaaaggaggtAGATGATAGAAGGCCATCTATTTTTCATGTCCTCTTTATGCAGGTTAATGCAGCAAACTTTTTCATGACCCAGACAAGCCATTACACCCTCGCGAATGATTCGCTACGGTATGGCTTCTCGAATGGGCAGATGCAAATCTTTTTTCATCTTCGCTATCGCTGTCTCCCATCTGGTCGAGCATGCGATCGATCTCATCTCCAGCTTGTGCTTCCAGGCCGTTATGTCGGGATTGATCGTCCGAATCTAATGCAGGTGGGCGAGTGTTGCAATGCGTATTCATATGACGATTAAGGTAAAGATTTGTGTTGCTAGTGGAGCTCGAGCCGCTGCCCATTGAGCTGTCAATGCTGTTGCATATCGTGTTCTGTCGTTGTGTGTTAGAACGGTAGCCGGAATTCTCCGGACTGGACATGAAGAGGAGAGTTTCAATGGCATCTTGTTCCATTGATGATTCTTTCGAATTAGTTGGTAGCCTTGTGTGGCCATTATAAGGGGTGGATGTTGGGTATTCATATGGTGGTCGAAGAGAAGGTGTTCCGGGAATAGCATGGATAGCATGTCCAAAATATGGTTTTGATACCCCAAATTCTAGCTGTGAGTGATGTCGTCGGTGGCGAGAAGGCGGATTAATTCGTGGAGGTTGGGCCCATTCATTAGGATTAGGACGGCGACGGCGACCGCTACCCCAGCCAGAAATGATATCTACAGGTGGTGCGAGTTTCGGGGCTTGCTGTGATTTCCTAGGTGAATATTGCGACGTTGGTTGTGTCGAGTGTGCATTGGAGTaggatgatgatgcttcAGAAATTCGTGGTGGACCATTAGGAGGTTGAAAGTTGTAGGTTGCAGATCGATTGAAAGCGGAGGCTGCGGTGTCATCCGGACGATCATCAAGCCCTATACCGACATCCAGTTGTTTCCCGTTATTAACAGGTGATGTCGACGAAAGAGCGGGAATTGTGCCTCGCAACGCATGTAATGGACTTTTACTGCACAAATCCTGAGACTGTCGGTTTTTCTCAACCTTGGCTGCAGCATGCGAAAGACGAGTGCGGAGTTGCACAGACAACTGGGGTTTGAAACCGTCAGCATTCAGGACACTAGATGACCATTCGCCCGTGAGATATATTTACCGCTGCAATCCTGTTTTCATGCGAGGCTGAGCTAACGCTTCTAGAACGGTACCCCGCAGAGCCGTCTACGCCATGACCAGGTGATGCTATATCTGCTGACGGAGATTTGATCTCACCGAAAGCATTTCTCTTCTGACCTGATATTGTCTGGGACGAATTGGGAAGAGGCGACGTCGACGACCCGTTAACCCGCATATCTGAGACCGATTGTTCTGTTTTGATCTGCTGCTGGTCCCCTGCATACCGTCCCTGTCGCATATAGTCCGAAGCATAGGCGCTACCGCCGTCCGGCGGTTCTTGACGCGGATCCGGCACACTCCCCGGCAGTGGCTGCTCTATCCCTGTTGGCCCTAAGTCTCGAGTTTCCGGAACGTAAGTGTTACTTTGCTCCGCGCCATCACCGGAACTCGAAGCTAGTCCGCAATAGCCACTCTGCGTGCTGCCCTGGCTCCCATCCACGCGAGCAGGCTGCAGCTGGTCTCCAATACCGCGTGGTATCTGCGCAGGACGCAGCTTGCCGTCATAGTAAGAcggtgctgttgctgtttcAACGTGTCCTCGGTGCTGATGCTGGTGCAACACCCCGCGAATTGACGGGATGTCGGCGCTGTCATTCATTCTTCCTTGTCAGGAGACGAACGGCAAGTAATCGAGGCGTTATATAATGTACAGAAATAGATCATTCACACATCTCAAGTCATTGGCACTAGCCGGGATCGTTTCCGGGACTCGAGCGTGATCGAGGTCACCACGCACGACCACCCGCATAGAGGATGAACGTGGGACTTGGTCTAATGCGATGCGGGGCACTTCAGAACTAGAAACTTGAAAGATATAGCGCGGTTCCCACTCTGGATCACTGGAAATATGTTCCTGGTGGTATTGTTTCgttattgctgctgttgctatGCTGTATGAAGCGCTCTCTTGCCGGGTTATTTACGCGCGGTTTTGCTTGTCTCCGCACTCCGTCAATAGCGGCTGTTCAAAGGGTGTCTCAGGTGCTGCTATAAAGGCAACCGGACAGAGTGCAGTCCATAGGATTGAGAGGATATATGGCAAGCCTGGCAGTCACGATTCAGCCTGCTCGACCGTTGGTGATTGACCGTTGCGGCGAATCCTCATCGGTGGTTAACGACGCGTCCGCGGCGCGGTCACGTGTGGCGATGATGTAGGCACGTGATTGTATCCAAGTTCCTCTGATGAAAAGGAAGGAATAGGGTATAACACAAGACTGTATTCTCCTGGTATATATAGATTCATCACAAAATAGACACAATTAATGTCGGAAGATACAAAACGCCAGCTACCATGCAACAGCATAGATACAACAACGACTTTTGAACAGACCCAACCAAATACCAAGTATGAACAAAAAGCGACAACTATCacttgcgcttcttccctcctccaccaccaccagattCACCATCCGTGTTCTTCCGCTTCTTACCCTCGCGACGCCAGTAATCATCCCGCTCACGCTTCTCCCGctcattcttcttctccagGCTGTCAGCCACCTTGGCGCGATGGACCTGGCGACGCTCCTCCTGCTTTGCAGCGCGCTTGGCATGCTTGTCGTTGCGCAGAGTGGTGAGCTTCTGCATGAGGTCGCGggccttcttttcctcgcccccaAGAACCACAGCCCGTTTCTGCATGTACGTCTGGTCCTTCTTGGAACGCATCTTGGTGATTTGTGACTTGAAGGGAAGGTCTGCAGCAAGCTGCTTGGGCACGCGGAGAGGGTTGAAGTGGCGTTCTGGACGATCGATAGGGCGGTAATCAGCGCCCTTCTTTGTGGGGATGGCGATGCCTTCGTCGTGGCGGATTTGGCCCGTCAACCGCATTCCCTGCCATCCGGAGTCGCCGTGGGAACCGTCCTCCGGCAAGTCGAGGAGGTTGGTGACAGGATTGTAGAAGCGATGCGGCTTGATCGGGTACCATGCgcggaggaagacgaggtcACTCATCAAGATCTTGTCTTCGAAGGTGGCACGGAAGCAGCCCTCAGGTTTGCTGAGGGCCCGCTTGATCTGACCTCGGATGCCGGAGACGGTGCGGATAGAGGCGCcttcaaacttggcgatttCAAGAGAGCTGTTGAACATGTCTTTGATGAAGGCGGTGTTCTTGAAGATCTTGTACGGGTAACCGGtcagcttcagcttcttcaCGAGCTCCGTGTGCTCGTCGACGCTGAGCACGGTTCCCGTGGCGGCAATACGGAAGCCGGGATTCTTGTTCGAGAACGACTGCACACAACAGAATCCAGTGTTTGGCGCGACGAGAGGTCCATAGAACGTTCCGAAGCAGTGCATGTGCTCAGGGGAGTACTTAAGCATACGGTTCCGCGTTCGACTATCCGATGTACTGTAAATGGGGATGGACTGGAAGCGACGCCAGCCAAGGGAGAAGATCAGGGGATCGTTGCTCTTCAAGATCTTCTTGTGCCAACGATGTCTCTTGATACGAATCTGCACGTAACCGAACCGGTCTTCCGTAGGAGACAGTCCACCGACAATGAGAGGGAAGCGAGGATTGAACTTGGCGGCGAATTCGTACGGCACCTTTTCGAGAACGATACGCGCGTAAGTACCGGCTCTGAAGCCTTCCGCTCGAGCTCTCGAAGCAGGGTCCAACGTATCGAATTCTGCGCGGTTGATGTCCTGCTGCTTTTGCAGCTTAGCCTTCTGCGCATCGTACCATTCGTCTTCGCCAAATTCctcatcgccatcgccgcGAGAGTTATCCTTCTGTTTTCCAAAGCCTTCGcggtcttcctcctcgaacCGTAGTCGcaattcttctttcttctttgcatTGCGCTCACGTTCGGCGTCAAGGTCAACGGGgccttcctctttcttctctgactctgactcttcctcgtcctcttcctttccaaaTGTCTCACCCGTCTCCAGATCCTCGAACTCTCCGTCTCcttcatcgtcctcgtcctcgtcgaagGCGTCGTCGAcgtcttcgtcatcatcatcatcatcgtcgtcgccaCGGGACAGTTTACCGGTGACGAAACGGCTTCGCAAGGCTTCAAGTCTCTCCTCATCCTGCCATTTCTTTTCCAGTTGCTCGTAGTCAAATTCTGGGATGGCGCGATTATCGGCTAgctcttccttctcagcaTTGGTCTTCTTGAAGAAGTCGTCTTCaccgtcttcttcgtcctcatcttcctcatcgttGTCCTTATCACTGTCTTCCTTTCCGGACCACTTCTTCATCACATCCGCGGGGGCGACAGAATCGTCGTACAGAATCCGCGATAAATCGGTGACACGGAACTTGGCCTTTCCATGAAGAGATTGGGCATTGGCGAGCATGTTTTCTTTCCATCGGATAGcgctctcttcttcttcgtcctccatatcgtcatcatcgtcatcatccaaGACCTGGTCTTCTGCGGATGAAATGGAGCCCAGGTCGGAGTCGCTGTCGGCGAATGCAAGATCGCTTTCTTCACGATGGGTGTTGCCATTCTGCCTCTCCTTAAACGAGGTCTCGAAATCTGCCGGAGCGGGAACATCCacttcttcgtcatcgtcgccgCCTatctcgtcctcgtcctcaccttcatcctcatcctcatcgcccTCGCCGCTTTCAGAGCCCTCATCGTCATCTCCGGAAAGACCTTGACCATCCTCTTCACCTTCGAGGGCGTTGATGCTCCGTCTCTTCGTCCGGCCAgtttcctcgtcctcgtcgtcggccttgtcaatggcaccaccaccgcgGAATAGGCGGACGCCGGCGTCTGCCTCACCGAGCAGTTTTCTTTCACCCTGCAGGCCAACAACCAATTGTTCTCCCAGTCCACGGTCTggatcctcctcctcgtcgtcctcatcTCTGTTGAAGTTCTGGGTCTTGACATCGATGTAAACCGCATCTTTGTCAACCAAAACACCACCGACGTCGGACATGGGGGCAAAAAGCAACTTCTGCTTGTCTCCTAGTCTGCGTCTGGCATCCTTGCCAGTTGCTTTGGCCATCTGCTGGTCGATGAAGGGAGTCGGGCAAGGATCGGGGAGACCTTCGATTTCTGACACGGTCAGGTCGCCAACACCGGGAACGTGAACTCGCGCACCCGTAGCGGGGAAATTCGTGCCTCGTAGATAACCGTAAAGAGCCACTGTCCGGTCACATTTCGGGTCTTCTTCGATCTGTGTCGGCGGGGTGATGTCCAAAAAGCGATCCGCGAGAGCGTATGGGTGGGAGTTACGCCAGATGAGTGGTCGAGGGTTCTTCATGATAGACAAGAAGCGGGAAAGGTTGTGGACTTCGCGGTCCGGATAGCGGCCGTTCACGACGCCGGAAAGATAGAACAGCTTTGCGCCGTTGTACAGTTCGCTCCAGAAACGGTTCTTGAGCCGCTTCTTTGCCGCCTTCAGGGTGCTCTGCTTCTTGAACAGGTCCAGATGGGTTAGGATACCGAACACATTTCCAGGCATACCGTGGGAACCCAAGACGTTTAAGAACTCCATAGTCTCCATTTCGAAGCCATAGTTTCCATCGATCATGAGAAGCACAATATCCGCAATCTTGGCCACATCGATCATACTCGCGAGGGAATCTGACGGACTTTCGAGGAACGTCAGGCGCCGCTTTTTCGATGTGATGACGGTCAAGGGTCCTTGGGGAGTGCTGAGGGTTTGCTTGGTATAACGGCGAATCAGGGACTTGATGAGGGTTGTTTTTCCGACCTAAGCGCAAAAATTGAATGGTCAGAGACTTCTTCTTGCAAACGCAATTCATCGCATAGGGATACATACTCCCGAAGGTCCAACCACTGCCACGATCACTGGAGGGGCCTCTTCAGGAATACGGTCAACAAGAGGCACATGGAGACGTTTTTCTTTGATCTAAAAGTGCGGAGAAACATTAGTACTCGAAAATTTCATGTCATCGCAAAAATCCAAGGTCGTGAAGCCATACATCATGCGATCGAGCCGCCTGTTTGTTCAACTTCCCCGGATTCGAGACCGCAAATGCCTTCGGATTGGCACCTGTAAGAAATTCATGTTAGTATCCGGAGATTGAACAAAAGCGCGATTGAAAATTCTAGCAAATCTTTTGCAAGTGCAGATATCGGAGCTATCTCCGGTGTACATACCTTCatacttcttcttctccttggagGGGCGATGCGCCCGGTTTGATTGCTGCTCCATATTGAGGATCAAGGCCTTCTCAGACCTCGCTCAAATTTCACAACAAGCAAAAACCAGTCGTGTCGGTCCGTGAACTATGCTCGTCGAACGCTGCTAGCTTGCTCGGTCTCGAAAAATGTTATCGGCGTTTCTTTTTTGCGGTTCGGGACGGAATTTTCTATCGCCGGGAGGAACGGGAAAGGCTCTGTTAATACCTGAAATACCAGGCATATAACTCCCAGAATGGTAATTTAACTAGCTTTTATTTATCGGGCCGCCCCGTCTTGATAAGGGTTGACCCTATCACGCCGGCCCGACGTCTGCCAGATAAGTCCCCTTGTACATAGACAAAATGCGATATGAGCTAAACTGCTACGCTAATGACAGGATGCAATATCGGCACTATCGCGATATGTCCGAGGTCCGGCATGACCAGATAAATACAAGATGAATGCCCCTGCACTATTGGCATTCACACCAAACCCCTTGTCTCTACGAAGTACTCCTACAACTGAACCAAGATGTCTACCCCGCGTCGACCTTCCCCCGCATACACTGCGCCTCCGGAATCGTCGGTCTTTGCAACCTCTCAGCTGTACAGATCGATCTCCGAGACTGCCTCTGATGCGTCCGCCCGTGAGCTGAAGTCATCGTTCACCATCCGTCCTTGCTCCGGCCAAGCATGGGTCGTCCCGGCAGGTCACGTTTGTCGATTGACCACTCCGCTCGGACCTCAGGTCGGCGATCTGAACATCTGGAATGCGAAGAACCCTCGTGAGCGACTTTGGGCCGCTCGCACGCGTCAGATTCATGCGTCGCACGTCTCTGTCGGTGACCGGCTTTGGTCGAATTTGCCATACTTGCGGCCTCTGGTGTCGATCACTGGTGATTCCTTGGGAGGCGGGCAGCTGCATGAGGTGCTGGATACTGAAGGAAAGCGGAAGCCAGGTGTAGGATTCGGGACAACACAATGGGGAGGACGGGTTCATGATCTCCTGGGCACTAGATGTGATCCGTACGTCAACTTGCTTATGGGTGGGGAGACGTTTGATTTCCATTGTCATTCGAACCTCACCCGTGCGGTGGTGCCGTATGGATTGACGGAGTTGGATGTGCATGATGTTCTGAATGTCTTCCAGGTGACCGGATTGGACGAGGAGGCCAAGTATTTCATGGAGACTTCACCCGCAAAGCCAGGGGAGTATTTCGAATTTTTTGCAGAAGTGGATGTGCTCTGTGCGCTTTCCGCTTGTCCCGGGGGTATGGATGATTCTGCATCTGGGGAATACGATCATGACTGACGACATTTCTGACAGGCGATCTCTCCAACTGGGGCTGGGACGACAAAGAAGGAGACATGGGTGCGACCACTCGTCCCCTTGGTGTAGAGGTCTACCAGTTATGTGACTCCAAGGTCCTGGAGGGGTGGACGGAGCCGGAGAGTCCGAAATACGCCGGCATGCATGGGTTGCGAATGCCCCCTAGACCGGAAGACGGAACAGGCTATGTTGGACAGTAGATTCTGCAGAGTGTTGCAATGTGAATCCGGTATTTTATTTTACTATTGACTGCTCTCCTCAGGGGCTTACCAGGGTCAGTGGTTGGTTCAGCAAGGTGCACAGCTATGTCATATCACGTGGTGGCCCCGCCACCGCCATGGCCAGCGTCATCGGGCATCGCAACCGCGGATAACGGGGGATGATTGTTGACTGGCGATACTCGAGTAAATGCAAATAGCCTGAAGGAGTTTACCTCGTATCGTGAATCTGACTATATTCTGCATTCAAGTCTGCCTAAGAAATTGCAGTGCAACTTTATTTTTCTGGCTGGGTGCAGATATCGTACAATCCTTGGACGGATCTAGTAATTCAATCACATCATCCAGCGCAAGGCAAGGAATGGCCACTGGCTGAGAGTGGCTGAGATGAATGGCGCAACATGGCAAAAAAGTAAACAAATGATATGTCTATGGTGATATATCCAGGGGGCAGTACTACACATAATAGAAGTAGACAACATGCAAGTTCCTTGGTTGTTCCCCCCTCTTATCAGCCTCAACCCCGCCTGCTTTACCTGCCACCTTATATATACCTGCTTCTTCCTGTCACTATCCTCGCACTTTCATCTATCTATCAAACCA
This region of Aspergillus chevalieri M1 DNA, chromosome 4, nearly complete sequence genomic DNA includes:
- a CDS encoding uncharacterized protein (COG:S;~EggNog:ENOG410Q0GV), with product MNDSADIPSIRGVLHQHQHRGHVETATAPSYYDGKLRPAQIPRGIGDQLQPARVDGSQGSTQSGYCGLASSSGDGAEQSNTYVPETRDLGPTGIEQPLPGSVPDPRQEPPDGGSAYASDYMRQGRYAGDQQQIKTEQSVSDMRVNGSSTSPLPNSSQTISGQKRNAFGEIKSPSADIASPGHGVDGSAGYRSRSVSSASHENRIAALSVQLRTRLSHAAAKVEKNRQSQDLCSKSPLHALRGTIPALSSTSPVNNGKQLDVGIGLDDRPDDTAASAFNRSATYNFQPPNGPPRISEASSSYSNAHSTQPTSQYSPRKSQQAPKLAPPVDIISGWGSGRRRRPNPNEWAQPPRINPPSRHRRHHSQLEFGVSKPYFGHAIHAIPGTPSLRPPYEYPTSTPYNGHTRLPTNSKESSMEQDAIETLLFMSSPENSGYRSNTQRQNTICNSIDSSMGSGSSSTSNTNLYLNRHMNTHCNTRPPALDSDDQSRHNGLEAQAGDEIDRMLDQMGDSDSEDEKRFASAHSRSHTVANHSRGCNGLSGS
- the BMS1 gene encoding GTPase BMS1 (BUSCO:EOG092617AN;~COG:J;~EggNog:ENOG410PGRG;~InterPro:IPR027417,IPR039761,IPR037875,IPR030387, IPR007034,IPR012948;~PFAM:PF08142,PF04950;~go_component: GO:0005634 - nucleus [Evidence IEA];~go_function: GO:0005525 - GTP binding [Evidence IEA];~go_process: GO:0042254 - ribosome biogenesis [Evidence IEA]), which encodes MEQQSNRAHRPSKEKKKYEGANPKAFAVSNPGKLNKQAARSHDIKEKRLHVPLVDRIPEEAPPVIVAVVGPSGVGKTTLIKSLIRRYTKQTLSTPQGPLTVITSKKRRLTFLESPSDSLASMIDVAKIADIVLLMIDGNYGFEMETMEFLNVLGSHGMPGNVFGILTHLDLFKKQSTLKAAKKRLKNRFWSELYNGAKLFYLSGVVNGRYPDREVHNLSRFLSIMKNPRPLIWRNSHPYALADRFLDITPPTQIEEDPKCDRTVALYGYLRGTNFPATGARVHVPGVGDLTVSEIEGLPDPCPTPFIDQQMAKATGKDARRRLGDKQKLLFAPMSDVGGVLVDKDAVYIDVKTQNFNRDEDDEEEDPDRGLGEQLVVGLQGERKLLGEADAGVRLFRGGGAIDKADDEDEETGRTKRRSINALEGEEDGQGLSGDDDEGSESGEGDEDEDEGEDEDEIGGDDDEEVDVPAPADFETSFKERQNGNTHREESDLAFADSDSDLGSISSAEDQVLDDDDDDDMEDEEEESAIRWKENMLANAQSLHGKAKFRVTDLSRILYDDSVAPADVMKKWSGKEDSDKDNDEEDEDEEDGEDDFFKKTNAEKEELADNRAIPEFDYEQLEKKWQDEERLEALRSRFVTGKLSRGDDDDDDDDEDVDDAFDEDEDDEGDGEFEDLETGETFGKEEDEEESESEKKEEGPVDLDAERERNAKKKEELRLRFEEEDREGFGKQKDNSRGDGDEEFGEDEWYDAQKAKLQKQQDINRAEFDTLDPASRARAEGFRAGTYARIVLEKVPYEFAAKFNPRFPLIVGGLSPTEDRFGYVQIRIKRHRWHKKILKSNDPLIFSLGWRRFQSIPIYSTSDSRTRNRMLKYSPEHMHCFGTFYGPLVAPNTGFCCVQSFSNKNPGFRIAATGTVLSVDEHTELVKKLKLTGYPYKIFKNTAFIKDMFNSSLEIAKFEGASIRTVSGIRGQIKRALSKPEGCFRATFEDKILMSDLVFLRAWYPIKPHRFYNPVTNLLDLPEDGSHGDSGWQGMRLTGQIRHDEGIAIPTKKGADYRPIDRPERHFNPLRVPKQLAADLPFKSQITKMRSKKDQTYMQKRAVVLGGEEKKARDLMQKLTTLRNDKHAKRAAKQEERRQVHRAKVADSLEKKNEREKRERDDYWRREGKKRKNTDGESGGGGGGKKRK
- a CDS encoding urea carboxylase-associated family protein (COG:S;~EggNog:ENOG410PFJJ;~InterPro:IPR018959;~PFAM:PF09347), producing MSTPRRPSPAYTAPPESSVFATSQLYRSISETASDASARELKSSFTIRPCSGQAWVVPAGHVCRLTTPLGPQVGDLNIWNAKNPRERLWAARTRQIHASHVSVGDRLWSNLPYLRPLVSITGDSLGGGQLHEVLDTEGKRKPGVGFGTTQWGGRVHDLLGTRCDPYVNLLMGGETFDFHCHSNLTRAVVPYGLTELDVHDVLNVFQVTGLDEEAKYFMETSPAKPGEYFEFFAEVDVLCALSACPGGDLSNWGWDDKEGDMGATTRPLGVEVYQLCDSKVLEGWTEPESPKYAGMHGLRMPPRPEDGTGYVGQ